A stretch of DNA from Equus asinus isolate D_3611 breed Donkey chromosome 20, EquAss-T2T_v2, whole genome shotgun sequence:
AAGCTGGATCAACTGGTCAgtagggggaaatggggagggggCACTGGGTTGGCATCTTGGGGAGGGGTCCAACCTTGGCCTGGGTGAGCTCTCGAGAATACCTGGGTTTCCCAAGCAGAGTGGGGCAGGACCCAAAGCCCCTTTCCCTGTGGGCCTCCTTAAGGAGGAATAGGCATTCAGAGAAAAAGGCATTCAGAGAGCCCCCTGGCAAGGGGTGCCAGAATTAGTCCTTAAGGCACAGCTGGGGGCAGACAAGGCGCCAAGGCACAACTGGTgggggggcaggggcagcctcCAAGCTGAGTGCCAGGGTCACAAGAGGACACAGGACCGCCCACGCTTGACTGGCGTAGGGTTGAGCACGGCCCGGACGGCCTCAGCAAACACTTCTTTGACGCCGTCCTGCTGCAGAGCCGAGCACTCGAGGTAGCGCACAGCATGGATCTGCTTGGCCAGTGCCTGGCCCTGCTGCGGTGTGATGGGTGCCTGGCCCTGCTCCTTGAGGCGCCGGAGGGTGTCAGGCTGGGCTCTCAGGTCCTTCTTGGTGCCCACCAGGAGGATGGGAACGTCGGGGCAGTGGTGGCATACCTCTGGATGCCACTTGTGCCGCACATTCTCATAGGAGGGCGGACTGGCAATGGAGAAACAGATGACAAAGACGTTGGTCTGAGGGTAGGAGAGTGTGCGGAGGCGGTCGTACTCCTCCTGGCCCGCTGTGTCCCACAGGTTCAGGTTCACTGTGCGCCCGTCCACTGCACTCTGGGCGCTGTAATTGTCGAACACTGTGGGGATGTATTCCTTGGGGAAGGCATTAGTCGTGTAGCAGATGAGCAGGCACGTCTTGCCCACAGCCCCATCGCCCACCACCACACACTTGATGCTCTGCATCGTGGGTGCAGCTGCTGCAGTGGAGGCAATGCCTCCTCCCTGTTCCGGGCCCCTCTGGATGCAGTGACCTATGGAAAGATGAGAGGGACACTTGTGGTTAGGGAGGCCTCTACCCATGGGGAAGAAAGGATGGGGGCCTACTGAGGGAAACCAGCTCCTGTTTTCTTAACCTGACACCATCCTGCAATTCCATCAGTCCTCAGGGAGACAGATACACAATGAGAGAGAGCGAGACCAAGCAAAGATGCTCAGATCTAACGAGGCTGGCACTATAATGTGTACTACGTTATGTGAAGCACGTAACTTCTGGTGCCAGACCAACTAAGGTCAAATCCTGATTCTGCTATTTCCTAGCAGTGTGACCctgaacaaattacttaaccgctctatgcctcagttttattatctgtaaaatgaggacaaaataatacctacctcatttggttgttgtgaggattatataAGTTAATAcctgtaaagcatttagaacagtgtctggtcaTAATAAGCATTCACGAAGTATTAGCTACTTTCATTTCTTCTCCAGGCCATACAGACACAAATGGAGGGTGCACAAGCGTAGGGATCTACCAGATCCTCTAACACATATGGTCACCTCCCCCTGAGGAGACTGGAGAGAGTTTCTGGCACATGGCAGCTGTCCCGGGTCACTCAGATGCAGCCCTGGGTGGAACCTCTCCCAACTCAGGACCCACCCAGGCCAGTGCACAGATGTTTCACCTCCAAACCTGACATCTTGGCTACTGAGTCTAAACCAAAAGGTGCCCTGAGAAACCTGCTGAGCAAGGAGCACAATTCTCTAGACGGCTGCCCTGTCTCAGTCCAGGGTGCCTtagggaaaaggagggagagctCACCCCATCATTCCTGCAAGCAAAATAAACCCTATCTAGCCACACATACCCAGGCTGACAACTCAGTACAGGGGAATAATGGAGGAGCCAGGGCTGAGATTTGACCTAGAATCTGAGTATGTACTGATGAAGCGGGCAGAGGCTGTGGCTCTCAGATGTCAGCATCTTCCCTAAAGCCCTTGGTGGGGTGAGTTAGATCCTCCAAGCCCAGCCAAGAGGGATGAACAGAAGAGTAAGACAAAAACTTGATTCTCCTCTTAATGGTCCCTTTCCTGAGACTATGGTATATGCCCCTGAAGAATTTCAGGGGCTTCCAGACTCTTGGATAGAGAACACAGTGCCCTTAAAGCACAGTTGCTGAGAACACATGCCGTAGTCAGACTGGCCAGGGATGCTAGTCACAGCTTCACCAACTAGTCatgtatgatcttgggcaacaTATTTAAGTttcctgagcctcaattttctcatctgtaccaTGGGATCATCTTGCTGACTGTGTCAGAATTGCTCAGAGTATGAAATGAGCTAATGTACAGGAAGTGTTTGCCATGAGGCGTGGCACACAGGAAGTGCCCAATGAACGGGCTGCTGTAATTACTAGTGGGGTGAGTACGAGGGGAGTCCCAGCTCCAGCCATTATCCTGGTCCCTTCTGCAGCTCACAGGTCCTCGGGGTAAAGAAGTGCTCTTCTGAGTTCTGGAACAGAACAGAGCTTCCGGAAACCCTGTGATTATTTATACTGCTGTGGCAAAGGTCCTCCTCTCATTGGCTACTTCCTCTCAGCTATGGGGGACATTTTGCTGGCCAGTATGTGACTTCCTTTCCCTGACTCTCTCCCACAACCAGGTCCCTGCTCCCTGGGAGGCAACATCCCTGTTTTAGACACATCCAGATCTCTAAGTATCCCTTGCTCTACCCTAGCACCACCACCACTGgcctgttttctccattttactttATATACTGCAAGGCTGCACCCTGGGCTGAGAACCTCTTACCCCGAGCCTGACCTCTCATTTGTGGGTTCAAAAGCCTCAAAAATCAAAGTTGGGGGGAATCACCTGGTGGGAAGTAGAAAAGGCACGTTGGTGGTGTGGGATCTGCACAGGACCCAGGGCTTGGGTtcacctccctccctggccccagcTTTCCCTGGGACCAGCTGAGAAGGAAACAGTTTCACCCTATGAGGTTGCCTTCTCTGgttcatattaaaaatatttccatcttaTTTGCATGAATAAGTGTGTGTGTTCAACCTCAGTAAAGAGGATAGAGAGCCTGGGGAATGGGTCTGGGGAGGACATAAGGACCCTCTAGGGCAGTGGAGGGAGCTTCAGACTGGAAATCAAGAGACCTAACCTAAGCTCTAGACCTAACCTAAGCTCTAGACCTAACCTAGCCCCAGCTCTCTCGGCTGCTGACTCACTGCAACCAAGCATGAGGTAAATGCATGAGGcatttaccctctctgggcctcagtttcccaatccatgaaatggagagaaaaatgccTGAGATAAGGGCACTAGGTGGATGAAATGAGACATTAAGAGCCCTGGGAGCAGGGGATAGGCTGATAGGGGTAAGAAAGGCCCCCAGGAGCATagggtgggggtgaggtgggAAGGCTGAGTCAGTCAGCAGATGCATAAGGCCGGGGCACATGGGGGCAATTTAGGGCACATTCATCTTCTCAGAATTCTGTGGCTCCTTCCCTGGGGAAAGGAGACAGCATCTTGGGGGAGTTAGTGCCATTACTTATATCCACTGGATTATCTGGGAGGCCCCGGTATTTCGAGAGCAGAACAGTTAGGCCTGTAAATCTTCAATTCCACACAGAGCAGGGGAGTGGGAACTCGTCCTCCACGAGcgcagcactgggctggcccaggcagGAAGGCGAGGAGGGAACTCTGGCCAGCAGTCACAAGGCCCAAGCGACTGGAAGTACAGCGGCTCCAGGCAGCTCTCTAGGGAGGGGTTATCAACGAGCAATCAGTAAATCAGCCCTcaaaggagcagggagggagagggtggCTTCCGTCCGGGCTGGTAAGGGAACAGGCACTGACACCGGAAAAGGATCATGAGTGAGGTGGTGTCCAGAAACAAGCAGGGCAGAGGCAGTGTGGCATAGGGCCAAGAGCACCAGATCCCTGAATCTGACCTCTTGGGTTCACCTGCTGACCTTGCCCCTGGATAATAAGCCTTCACAAGGTACAACACTTTATCGATCACATGGTATTAGGTTATTTGATTCTTATAACAACCTAGTGATACTATTCCTGTTTACTGCTGAGGAAACAAACTCAGAGCAGTTAAAgtaacccaaagtcacacagctagttagtatGGGAGTCAGGCCACAAACCCCAGTTTTGCAATTCAAAGTCCTGTGTTTTCCTCAATGTGTGGCATAGCCTCCAAGTTACCCCTTACCAGCTGACCTTGTAACCTTCAGCTAGTGAGACACTTCTcttcctggagcctcagtttcttcctctgtacgAGTGATAATACTTGCCCTCCCTACCTTAAAGGGCAGCAGCGAGGATCCCAAGCACAGGAATGAATGTGCTTTGTGAATTGGGAAGTGCTGTGCACATAGGAGGTGACAAGAGCAAAACCTTTCATCCCAAGAGGCAGGAAGCACTAAGCGTGCAGGTGTCTGAGTAGTGGCTTCAGCCCAATTCTCTCTCTTCAGCTCTAGTTCAGACCGTTATCCTCCCTCCCAGGACAActcttttctctgaaatcctaTGGCCTCAACTGGGTCACATAAGTTCCCACAGCTCATTTAAGGAGGGCACATCCTCAAAGGTAGTGTCTAACCTGTGCCACACAGGAAGAAGAGACAGTCAATGCTGCAGGGGGCCAAACAAGGCGAATGGCCTACCTGGGGTTGGGGATCATTCATTGACTTATTCATTCAGTGactttttcgtgtgtgtgtgtgaggaagattggccctgagctaacattcattgctgatgttcctctttttgcttaaggaagattctcgctgagctaacatctgtgccaatcttcctccattttgtttgtgggacaccaccacagcatggcttgatgagtggtgtgtaggtccacgcctgggatccgaacctgtgaatcctgggctgccgaagtggagcatgtgaacttaaccactatgctactgggccggccctgacttttctttttaaagaacttttgtttagtaaataaattaatgtCTGCAGATCTGTATATATTTACCAAATACAATGACTTGTTCTGGCTTTTTATTCCTAACTTGATTCAGATCATGCCTGGTCCCTCATCTTGATGTTCAGAGTTCTTCATAATTTGGTAGgggttttggagtcagataaACCTGGGTTTAAACCCTAGTTCTGCCACTTATGACTTAAGTAATAGTACCA
This window harbors:
- the RHOG gene encoding rho-related GTP-binding protein RhoG; protein product: MQSIKCVVVGDGAVGKTCLLICYTTNAFPKEYIPTVFDNYSAQSAVDGRTVNLNLWDTAGQEEYDRLRTLSYPQTNVFVICFSIASPPSYENVRHKWHPEVCHHCPDVPILLVGTKKDLRAQPDTLRRLKEQGQAPITPQQGQALAKQIHAVRYLECSALQQDGVKEVFAEAVRAVLNPTPVKRGRSCVLL